The nucleotide window tcatttttgggtgaactatccctttaattatatatatatatatatatatatatatatatatatatatatatatatatatatatatatatatatatatatatatatatacacatcacGTGAATGGCCTATTCAATGTCACCGAAAGACTCAAGACAATGGGAAGAAAAGTCTGTTGCAATTACGGTTTCATGTCAACTTGTATGTAGTAACAGTGAAAGCACACTATTCTAGGAAGTAAAGTGATTGGATGTGTGTTCTTAAGTGAAAATACATGATGAAACAAGTTTGTGTGTAAGAAAGCTCTAAACAGAACTAGCTGTGGAATTTCATATTTAGAATGCTGCTAAAGCAGGTTCCTGGATTTGGGATGTGATTTTCCTAGGCTGAAAATTATTTGACAACATAACAaattacatagtgtacctttacatttaactttttttcccaTTCAAAATGAACTACgtttaaataatgagtcaatacatcctcaatccttcttccaaaacgtgtttttgattcattatggtaagcctattataaACGTTTATTTTAGACCTGTCAGGATGGTTTTTATGGTAAATTGTATACATATGTCACTTACCCATCCGTGTCTTGTCCTATTCGTAAATAGAGAAACGTTGCTCTATCTACATTGAGGCATGTCTtgtgtgggagtggcataggttagcTGTCACAACGAACGAGAAAAATTGACATGGAACACGCTAAATTTCGAACTTCCAGGAAATTCCCCGTTTTAAACAAACACCGAACAGAGAAGAGCCTGACAGAGCTCTTAATAAAACCAcaatcaacattggcttggcttttcggAGATGGTGAGACCTGAgggacttaaaggtgctctaagtgatgtcacgcgtttttaggccaaaacattttttgtcacacacagcaaacatctcctcactatccgctagctgcctgtcccctgaacacactgtaaaaaaacgcggtctctgtagtcgccacaagctccaaaaacggcaataaaaacaaactggtgcagcctggaccacgaaccATAATAAACaagctccagccaataaccgacaagaatgattttaaatgcgcattcatgactgtttcaggaagcacggaggggaggggtaggaggaggaggagggagggtctagctagcctctgttttgtttgacaacattttgaacgtcaacaggaagttacatcCACCCAGgttcacttagagcacctttaaatgttgtaaaagcgacTTGGAGATGgtatttttattactcaacgGGTGAGTggggtattttattgaacaaataaattgccatatgtagctctcaGAGTAGTGCAGAGCctaagcacaaccaaaacaatgttcttccacagAATGCatgcacactctaaaaaaatgctgggttgttttttaacccaaatgctgggttcaGCTTGCTGGGTAATTTTAttgggttatttttattatttttacccATGTGCTGGGTCACTCTGAAAATGCtgggttattttatttatttatttatttattttttacccaaatgctgggttcaGCCTGATGGGTAATTttattgggttatttttaatatttttacctaGGTGCTGGGTAATTTTTCTGTATCTCAGCTGCTTGGTCATTTTAATTGTTCAACGAAGAGACCAGGGCTGAAACACGTGCAACATCGCTGTCAAATGTAACAAGGTTGGCGTGCGCTCCACTGACTATAATAGGAGCGCTGTTGATCTAGTGCACTAGTTTTGGAGAAATTTATGATTGTGAAAGACTGACTTgccattgaataaaaaaatattgtatatgAACTGTTCCTGTCCTATATGTATAAAGATTTTAgagtgcatttttatttattttaaattaaaaaccaaTATCAAATTGACTGAACCAGTACTGATTAAAAAACAATCCAGCAAATGGGTTAATGTATAAAACCCAGCAagattggtaaaaaaaaaaataacccagCATATGTTCTGTCCAATATTTACCCAGCGCTGGGTTGCCAAATAACCCAAattggattgtttttaacccagtatttttagactgcagttttgtttttttaacaggtCCAAAACTACACTGTGtacctttaaaggtcccgttcttcgtggttttttgaagctttgattgtgtttatagtgtgcaatataacatgtgttcatgtttcgcgtgtaaaaaaacacagtatttttcacataatttacttatctgtataccgctgtttccactgtcataaaaacgggctgatgacttccttgttctatgaagtccctccttcagaaatacgtaacgagttctgattgtgccagcggttcctgtgttgtgattcgacagcagcttagcgctccttgcccggaaaggtcacgcctcttaccataacggggagatgcatgcgctcagtgttatcgtaaacatgtctttaattttaccttatcaatttgagccggaatcagacccggagaACATAGATGAAGAGGATCGAGTAGAACCTGTGCAAACATGTCTTTTACAGGATgtgtcacaatggtaagctgtttatttacagtaggtaacgttacataggcctaaacatagaacaatgattcgcgtggctgcagctaaaccagcatgtggttaaacagtaaacaacagatataatcaacaaataatttaaactgatcataacaaacaccaacaatcgatggtgtccggttgaattactacactttttaaaagttttggtcgGATAAGTTTTAATTGCCATCTAGTTAACAAAGCTAAACAGCGTTGCCCTTTGTGTGATAAGTTACAGAAACTGTTAAACGCACCaacgtaaataataaaatgcacttaccggttgtggtccacaaacaacgccttctccagacaaagagggaactgctccatctttcaaaaataatctttgtgcgaatccggcattaaactgactgagattcaggaagctgtcctcagtaaaatgtgctgcacatagtttaacatgtggattataattttcgggaaccgagttaaacataaattgtaaccactgatttctaagtacagcgtccctggaaaggccaaacaaaggtgattggactgcgggatgaaaataacagcgtttcgacgacatggcgacaaacactttacaaacgcaactcttgctcttctccgtgggagcgcaacaagaccacgccccctttttttgtgtattcctgtgggcggaggttagtcaacgtcagttttagtgacgtcattaaagaaggaagtagagggatgtagtccaaacaggCCGTTCGTTGTAggctatttctgttaaataaaatatctcgcttggcattgaactttgagctttaaaattttacagattttatttatactctaacaacaacattacacactaactaaagttggaaacatgggatcacgaagaatgggacctttaacaaaataattgcAAATGTTTTGAGAAATAACTTTTTAGATGGGTTTAATCTATGTATCAGAGATCACTGACCAACACTAGTAGCAATGTGGAAAAAGTCATGTGTGGTATATGGTACTTGATGCAGTATCACACAATTTCAATATCGAACCCTGAAATAGAAATACTAATCTGTGTACTTCCCATCAGAAGAGAACACCCTACATGTTGTGCTGCTTTTACTGCAGTCTTTTTGAAGAATGGcagaaagaagagaaaaaaagcGTTCTGTTAGTTTCTGTTGCTCAAGATGATCCACAGTGGGACTATTGCTGTCAAGTGACTTGTGCAACTGTAACAGATCCACCCTGAGCTGAATCAAACACATATGTCTGTGTTACACATCCCACTGCACAGGATGTTTGGGCTTAGAACACACTTCTTTAAAGATGTGATATTTATGTGAAGCATGTTGTGGCCTTTGTGAGGAAGTGAGCTCCACCCAGAGAGTGTGTCAAAGACCAAAACCACACTTGCAGGTTTCATTAGAAAAATTTCCCACAAAACTATTTATGTTACTAGTGCTACTCGTGGTCAGAGAGCTTTAAGAACAAAAGGCTGATCCACAACAACTGCAATGCTGCATTCTCTTGCACATTACTATCATGTTTCACTTACAAAATATGCGAGTTTgaactttcaaaaataaaaaacaatcaaaGCAATAAAAAGAGACACCAGAACAAACCTTGTAAACCTGTCCATATGTCCCATTGCCGACCACCTCGATGAGCTCGAATATCCCTGCAGGATCCtgaaatgaaaaatgacaaGGATTGACTGATCATATTCACAAGGCATCTCATTAGGTTTGAGACAATGATGTAGCTTACTCGATTTGAATAAAGCAATGATGTCCACAGTGATATCTAGGTTGGCAGCTCGCCGTGATTTGAGACACGGTCCATGTTTTCGCTCTACTTAACCCTCTGTGACAATTCCCAGATCATATACGATTGACAATGACAagtgaagaaaaagtacacGAATATTTCCCAAGGTGTAACAGTTAAACGTCAGCTGAGTTTAAGGGCCACTTAAGGGCCAAACTTGAAATTGCATTTGAAGTACATTTAACAGAAGTTATCGTTACTAACACAAGCGTTGAGAGAAACTTTTTACAAAGCCTCGACCAATCGCTGCTGTTGAAAAGATGCAAAACTACAGgattaagaaaataaacacagtaGCACTTGTACTTACCCGTAAAGAGGCGAGGTCAATGTTGCTCAGACTTGTTGTAGTGAAGTCTCTCGCCATTTTTTGAGCTCGTCTATCAATATCAGTTTCTTAACTGATCATGGTTTAAGGAACAGTATGTCTGCCCATCTTCGGCGTGTTTAATCCTACTATAGCGAAGGCTTGGctcatgaataattaataacatAACGGAACTCTCGCCCAGCAGTTGGAACTGACTTGCTAATATTGGTAAGTGGGCGTTCACAACAGGCGTATTAACCAATATATCAGTCCAACTTAGCTGCTAAATATTAATTAGCTCATGTTCCTAGACGCTCCCGGAAAGTTACAAAGAAACGTCAATATgatctaattaatattcatatgCTAGTCCTTTACTTTAGTAGGATTTGTCATTCCTCAGGACAAACACAGGAAACGCGGAACAGGAGTAGAAAGTGAAAAGCTGCTCCTTCCTCtgcttaaaacaaaacaaagcttcCCATCTCTATATATTAGAGTTTGCTTTTGCTTTTTAAAACTGGCATAAGTTTTATTAAAAACTTTTAATCAAAAATGCACATTTGAAACATTCTATCACCTTTgtcagttttacaacataaaaacCCCCAAACATTTCTTCAGTTTGTCCTGCAATTAAAAAGtaatctctcagattttattactcatatttatttattttggtggtctgataacaattatttttgcaaggtatattacaaataatttaaGCTACTTCAAAACTAAAAACATGTGAATCAGACAAGCTGCTAGGTTTGtgaatatttgttaaataacaGCTCGGATATTTGTACTATTCCACATGTATCTGAAAAGTAAAATGGCATACAAGTCGTGAgtatacaaaatgaaataactGATTTTAGTTATCATCAATGTCTTTAAACATGTAAGAGGGCAAAATTGCATATAAATTCAATAAATTGATAATGAACATCAATcaatgttaataaaatttaaaaataaaaactgttagATCATTAACAGCACTGAAATGCTTAATTTATAGTACAGATACACTATATAAACAagatgtatctatctatctataatgTATGAAAAACAATCAAAACAGAATTCTGATCAAGGAAAAACAAAGCTgtatcaaacatgtaaatacctCCTCCTTACTAGCTACAAACAATATTAATGTGCTTATTAGATTTGAATAGTATTTATTTGCATAAATAGAATGTAATATTCTTTAAAGCTATGAGCTGATGTGTCTTTACATTATTGTGCTATAACAACCAAAGTGATAAAGTCAAATAAAACCTTTAATTTTGGTTCACTTGAAGATGCAGATGCAGATGCAGTGTTTCATGGAATAACTGTACATGGTATAATAACCTTAAAATTCAAGTAGGAAAACAATATCAGTAGCTCTTCATCTGTCTGAACAAAGTATGGaaacactaaaggttggaagaAAGCAAGATAAACCATTCtgtttcttttgcttttttttttctctttaatcTTAACTAGATGAAATCATGCAGATAAAAGGGACGAAAAAATGATATAGACAAAGCTATGTCTCGGGCCCGCTGGGCGATTGCTGCGAGGTGCTCTACCAGATATCACTGGAAAGTTCTTGTCCAGACAGCTGTACAAATGGGCTGTTCAAGTGAATATCTTTCTTGGGTTTCTCGATGTTATTTTGTGTCAGACGTCCATTCAGCAGTGGCATGGGCAAATTGCAGTACATGTGACGGCCGCTGAGCGTAGCTATAGCAGTGGTGGGCAGCTCGTATTCATAGTTGCGGCAGAAATGGCGCATTTCCAGGTGGCTGGGCTCATTATAGTCTGGTATTTCAACATGAGCCGGTGCTAGTGATGCCGAGGTCGCAGTCATGGCAACCGTAGGTACGGCCTGCAGGTCGCTAAAGAGCCCTTGCTCGCCCGAGTCCATGACTTGCCGGCGGGACACGATCTCTTTTTTCTTAGCTGGCATCTCGTACCGGACCTGCTTCCAGAACTTGGATTTCAGCTGGTTGCTTTTGGGGCCGTGCCACTTAATGAGCGACAGCACTCGGATGGTGTGTTTGAGGTCTTCTACTTCCTGGTAGTTGATGACGTTGCGGAGGTCCGAGCATTCAATCATAATCACCTTGATTTCACCCGTCACCAACATGCTGTGCAGCCGCGGCTCAAACTGGAAAATGCTCCACCCACGACGGGCCACAAACTCGGGGGTCAAGACGATAATAAGACGCCTGCTCTGCTCCACACTCCGGGCCAGATCCTCAATGTATGCTGGAGACACAGAGAAAGACAAATGACTATGGATGTCATGCACAAATGTCATGCTACAACAAAAAGAGATTCAAATAAATTGGGTGATTCAGAAAGAGCTTAAAGTTTGTGCAAAGCAATATGACGTGATCTGCAATGACAACTAAATTTAGGTTGTATTTAGGGGTTTGTCCTATTCCATTTGTGCCATGTGATGGACATGAGTGATGATACCTCAAATACCTccaattacaaaaaataataataataataataataatataaataaataaataaataaataaaatctcaaGTCACATATTGTAGAAAAGTTCTACAAGATCTTGCTATAAATTTCTGTCCGATGGACAAAGAAACAGGCAAAACAATATTGTAGAAGACACACCTAGACTTAAAAGAGGGACCTGAGCCATATCTGGGGGATACTGTGGGTGttatgtttctgccggtgggtgcccacACTCCCTACCAATCGGActgcaaatacattaacaacAGAGCGCCTGGTTGGGCAAGGCTTAGCCTTCCCCTGGCCACGGGCTTGAGACTAGCGtagaattttattattaaacagtgcctgctgctgcttctgacTGATTTTAGGGGGAAAAGCTGCCCATAACTGCTGGTCTAGGATTAGTTTTCTCCATAATAACAGCATAAAGGCAAAACAGATTTGTCAAATGATCCAGTGCACATCTGTGTTTGCACTCTGGAGAgtgtcaaaggtttctatttgcAATGTGTTTTGCAGCGTTGAGAAATGTTGATATTCACAAacatatctgttgatttcttgaacgcaatggccaatcagaggtgtttaagttagcactgaacaaAATGGTGAGTGTATTCTGAGTTCTGCGCTCACAAATCCTCTCATTATAACAAAGTGCagacataatgtaaataagaggTTCATTGTACAGATTCGTTAAGAGTTAAGAAGAGTGACAGCTTTAGTGATTAAAAAGGGACTGTTTTTTGTGTGCTTTCTGCCACGCCAAATCCCACGTATAGTATGCttgcttttctgttaaaattaacagtggtttgtgaacaatttaataacaaataatttattggAAGCTTCTAATGTATAGACTTGTCTTGTGTAGAGTTGTCTAATAATCTATTGTGTAGGTTGTGTGGTGACATGTAAATTGAAACTTAAAAGGAAaagtatttgtttttaaaggggaAGTGCATCTCACTAGCCTTACCCTGGAGTTGGTTCACTCCACCTATGATTACCAACCAAAACACACATTCCCAGAtctcaatcatttttttgatTGGATAAAATGAATGGCGAATATATTGTTTCTCCTTGGGTGCTTGAGCCCCCAAGCACCCACGGGATCGGCACCTATGGTGGGAGGTAAGCAACCACCTACAGTAGCAAAATGTTATTGAAGCGttaaagtccccatgaaatcaaaatttaagttttttggcttttagtatgaatatgttagtcTTACTGTTATCTATAGGCTAGagtgtgctccaaaacaatgacaaaattcacatttagaagatataagcattcaaagcTTACAGTCTTCTGTCCAATATGGATCAACAATTTTGATGACATCACCCTGCACTTCAGCTTATCATCAGAtgttttgtccaatcaaatgctctctagaatctaaatCATCCTGCCCTCTACATTATAAATAGACGCTGAAGCTGCggctgtcacagacacgtcaggttccacctcacttccttacccacgcactcaatcaccagcatactaatcaccgccacctgaagatcatcagcaccatcatcaccaccactataaagccaccacactcacacacactcactgtccggtctcgtttgcactacagcacatgtatgcttaccttaaggactcccaacgacatacttacctgctccagcgatctccttcatctccttcgtctcctgttctcctcgtgtgcctacctgcctgtgtgtgtgagtgtctccaccGTCTCCCTCCAGTGCATCTCTACTTCAGCTTCTGCAAGTttgaaaaggacagtattacattcCATACATCTCTCAAGAACCACATATCTGCTTACTATCACTCAGTGCTCTGCTTTTGTGCAATAAACTCACCTggtttgcttttacatctgtctccgtgtctctgtacgtaacagaagaccggaccctAACAACTTCACAGCATGAGCACCCACGATCCAtttcaagagctcgtggacgcgctgcgccgagcactcacaccACAGCCATCATCACCGTCATCCATCAACGCGGCTGCTTCCGCACCCACCATCACCGCTTCTTCCCCAGCATTCActgccagtcccatg belongs to Megalobrama amblycephala isolate DHTTF-2021 unplaced genomic scaffold, ASM1881202v1 scaffold265, whole genome shotgun sequence and includes:
- the il1rapl2 gene encoding X-linked interleukin-1 receptor accessory protein-like 2, with amino-acid sequence MRLILDCKAFFGYSGDSRPIIYWMKGDKFVEELEGHIRESEVRVVREFLGEKEVELSLIFDAVDEMDMGNYTCNVENHIGRGSGSAILQKRDMYRLELVGGLGAIMLLLGIFTAIYKCYNVEIMLCYRRHFGSDEADDDTKEYDAYLSYTKVDLESVEREMSEEELFALEILPDVLEKHYGYKLFIPHRDLIPSSTYIEDLARSVEQSRRLIIVLTPEFVARRGWSIFQFEPRLHSMLVTGEIKVIMIECSDLRNVINYQEVEDLKHTIRVLSLIKWHGPKSNQLKSKFWKQVRYEMPAKKKEIVSRRQVMDSGEQGLFSDLQAVPTVAMTATSASLAPAHVEIPDYNEPSHLEMRHFCRNYEYELPTTAIATLSGRHMYCNLPMPLLNGRLTQNNIEKPKKDIHLNSPFVQLSGQELSSDIW